The Cyclopterus lumpus isolate fCycLum1 chromosome 3, fCycLum1.pri, whole genome shotgun sequence genome includes the window GACAATTTCATTTCCACTCCAATTCTTGCGGGACTTCTAATTCAGTTTACACTGGTTTCAGCACCGCAATATGCATCCCATATTCAACAGGGCTTTATTTGTACATGTTCAATCGGAAGCTGTTTGCGTCCTCCTCGTTGATGGGTGGAGTTAAAGACCTGCACATTGCTTCCTCTTTATGTTTGTGATGCAAATGTTCTCCGATTTTGGGCACTGTTCCTTGTGCCTCgacctgttgccatggcgatCATGATCCCAGTAAAAGCAGCATCCTTCTCCCTCCCCGTACACAACGGCGTCGGGCTGGCAGTGGCTCTGGGTCCTGTTCACCCTGTCCGGCCACAGCAGACCGGCCGGTGGCACGTTGGTACTGATGTGAGATCAGTGTTTGTGGTTGATGTTTACCACTGGAGCGCCACAGGGTGGACATTAAATCAACTACATtggtctgccccccccccccttcttgtTTTGTTACATCGATGGCCCATTTGTTACTGAGATGTTGGTGTGCGTAAGTTATTCATAGCCTTGCAGCTCCTGCGTTTTTCTATTGAAATGATCGATTTGAAGTTTCTTTTTGctgcttattttttttcttgtcatcAATATATTCTGAgtactggggggggggaaatgattAGCTGAATTAAAGGAGACTGTTTGTTTcgctgattctttttttttttttttttctacacaagatttaagatgaataaaaatgtatgcAAACTGTTTCACTACTGGTCTTTgttgggaagtgtgtgtgtttgtgtgtgttgtattgtcGGGTTAACATCAAGCTTCAGGAGCGTTCAGTTCTCTGATGCTGGATagttaaatgaataataataatgcattatgttTCGCCTGGTTTATTTTGTGAGTGAAGTGCTACAAAACCAGCATGAAGaacttttatgtttttctctgaAGTTGAGGAACACAGTGAGAAGTAGGCTAAAGAGTTCAGTACTTAAGTGCTTTCAGGGCTTTTTAAAAGATAATATTTCAGTGTATAATGAGTTAGAATAGTAGCATAATTgcatatttttcatatttaaacaaCATAACACATCTAGCTGTTTGGGACCCCTTTAAGTTGGGGGTGTAAGAACTGGTCCTGGGTACTGAAGAGAGACGATGGGACATCTCTGGAGTCCAAAAACATAAATGCCCCTAACACAAATTCTGCAGTTATGAGTTACTGCGCTGCAGATCAAGAAAGTAACTACAAAGTGTAGCGTAGTCAAAGAAGAATTATTAGGCAATGTCTTTAAAGTATCAACAGAAAAAGTACTCTTTATGCTCTCATTTAGTGTGTTATTAGAGTATGATCAATGATGCATTGCCATGTAAGCAGCCTTTTATTGGTTGAGGCCATTTTAACTGCTTTATTTACTTTTGGGGTGTTTTAATCTTTAACTAAACGTatcattaatataaaaaatgtccacataatttatttaaatctttgTCGGCAAAGAAACCTGCAATTATAGCTGTCAGGTAAATATAGTGGGGTCATGTCAAATGATCAGTAAAGTTCAAGTACCACAAAAGGTTTCACTACACGGAGAACGTACTACGATGCAGTTCAACATTGAAACAGCAGGCGGCAGCAGCGAGACTGTCTGCACTTGAgtttagaaaaagaagaagaatgcgagcgtgacctttgacctgacgTCTCGCGTTGTTTACGACCCGACGGACTAGAGCACTGTTGCTGTCCGACAGACCCCTTTTCTTTAGCTCGTGCTTTCAAACATACATTCAGCATCAAGCCGGTCTCACGTGCATACGTGGGAAAAATAAAGTAGGATAAAATGGTCCCGCACAATTAAGGTAAATCGCATTGTTATCATGTACGCGCTTATTGCAGCTACGtagctagcatgctaatgtgACGACAGATATAAAAACCGAGGGGCTCATTGAAGGCGAGCCTGCGTCAACACAACGCTGGCTACAGTTTGTGGtacaacataattaaaaaaataacaccgGAAAACGTAAGTTGGTGTGAGTGGTGGTAATGTGTGCGGCCAGTTCAGCCTCACAGCAAACCAGTGTGTCAGAACACACAGATTCCGAAACACGGGCTCATTTCTGCCCTAATATCCCTCCGCTGTATGTGTGCCTGTGCACCAGATCCACGCACGGTGCACACCGCTCACGTGCGGGTTTAATACTGCTGTTGCATGCTGCATTGTCCTGTGTTTTGGTCAAAGCCCCAAACACTGCTGCCTTGTCTCTTGACGCCTCTGTTCATCTGCTTTTCATTCAGGAGACAGTGATGCCATAGGGAAAGGAGGCACTGCCAAGtctcctccatctggaggggGGAGGCGGAGAGGCGTCATCTGAAAATGGCAACTGAACTCCAGGAAGCTATTTTCGTGGCCAAGAAGGAGCGCCACAAAAACCTGTTCCTGAACTACAGGAACCTGAACAATTTCCCGGTAGAGCTGCTGAAGGATGAAGGCCTGCGGTTCCTGGAGAGACTGTACATGAAGAGGAACTCGCTCACGACGCTGGTACTCCTGTGCAGTGCATATGCAGAGTGTGCATGACTCGAGACAAATGTTTACAAGCTGCATTAGTTCAAGAGTTTCCTGTGACGTTTTCTGATTATTTAtgctttctctccctcatcaGCCTGACAATATTGCTCAGAAGCTCCCAAATCTGATTGAACTGTGAGTATTCAGCGAtgctgtgtttttcttgttggaCATTTAAACCACAACACTTGTTATTTGACAGAAAAGAGTGGCCTGAAACTACACGTCCCATGACATAATACTGGCTGGTATAATAGGACAGTAGGCTGGGGAACTGGCAACATGTCTGGTAATCTTTGTAATTTGTGCAGAATGAAGCTGTCTGTTGCCTTCCTAAATTGTAACTGACGTATTATTACACTTAGATGGCCAAAAGTTGAGTTAAACTTCGTTGACATTGCACTGTTTGGAACATTATCAGATATATCAAATAGTTTGCTCTATTCAAATtgtaattttgtattattatcttttttcatTTAAGGTATTTGCACTCAAACAACATAGTCATTATTCCTGAAGGtaagtcctctgttataatatattaatttctCAGCGTCTACCCTGCTTCCTTCATCACTTATTTTTAcgtaaaacattattattatgtaaaacattatttattatttctggcTTTGATAGAAGTCCTTATGGCCAAAGACATCGTTATCAAACACTGAGTGCATGAATGTTCAACAATATTAAATAAGGGACTAATGCAATGTTCATAGTTAGGAAAATATTTAATGAGACTACATAAGCAACAGTAAAGATGAGATGTTGAGGCTGTTTAcatcatttaaaacacacattaatttcTTGATACTGATATGACATAACATGATGTAAAATGGTACATTAGTAAGACCTTCAATAAAACCCAATGCAGAAGAATTTAAATTAGAGAAATACGGAGACAAAGTCAGCCTTCTGGTGTTTTTTGACTGCAACGCCTTTATTTATCTGTGCTGGTTAAGTTGGTCTTTTCTCCATAATGAGGGCAACTGTGGTTTTGCTCCCCAGCTATTGGAAACCTGGCCAGACTGCAGTCACTGGACCTGAGCAATAACGTCCTCCAGTTCCTCTGTCCAGAGATTGGCCGACTGAGATCTCTACGGCACCTTAGACTGTCCAATAATCATCTGAAATGCCTTCCTCCAGGTGAAACAACACCTGTATTCCTTATGGCCTTCTTTAAGAGAGGTCAGGTTTACACtaaatgaaaaacacttttgacatttgacaaacTACTGtgataaaactgaaaaaaatgtcAGACCAAAAATGTGGTTAGGTCCAAAAGATCCACACTTTTTACTTGTAACATTTCCCACTGTGGGGTAGCAGTTATATTAAGCCTGTTTGTTGCGTAATTGTCAAGTTTTGTTCTTGAATGGAGTCGTAAGTATTTAATCTGCCAGCAGAGGGCGACAGAGCTTCTCGACCAAACTGAACCGCATCACGGCCTCACTGTCCTCATCTTCACACTTAGAATATGGACATTGTGTCTTCAATGCAAACGTGTGTCCAGAtgattgttttaattttatCCTGGTGGATTAAGAACAAATATTATTGTCCAACTTGATGTTTTAATGGTATGTTATGATAGTGAGTTTTCAACCTCGGTACATTTTGTAAATCCTTCAGAAACATTAGTGACATTTCAGTCGTCTACCATGAGAACTGTTTGTCTCCGAACAAATGAGTCTGTTCGTACTAGTATCTGaacgcacacgcagacagatCTGTTTGCCATCAGCTGAACATCTTTTGAATtctcttattttatttgtcacgtTTCATTGCATTTAAAGCTCAGTCTGATGACGGAAGGTCTCCGGTACAGTCACACCAACTTATTTTCTATTTGACCACCCCGTTTTTACGTAATCCTCTCACTTATTGCACTATAGCAGCAAAGAGAAATGTAGTATTGAAAAACACAGTTCCAGAAGAAATATCCAGTAACTCCACAAGGTTAGAGGACATAACACAATGCTGATGTTGGTcagcatttaaaatgacaatagATTTAGTCAACCAAATCTGTAAAGTTTAAAATAATCCACATTATTCTGCAATATGTTGctgatttctttaaaaaaaaaagtggagatCTAATTTGTTATATCTGTGTATCATATCACACCTTCAGAGATCGGGGATCTGCAGGACCTGGAGACCCTGGACGTGTCGATGAACCAGCTGATTTCGCTCCCCGATCGGCTGCACCGCTGCGCGTCGCTGCAGAATCTGACAGCCGACCACAACCTGCTGGGACACGTTCCCCGGCAGCTCTGCTGCCTGCACCGCCTCAACCAGCTCTCCATGGCCGCTAACCGGCTGACCTTTCTCCCGCTCGGTCAGTAATGCCTCCCTCCTTATCTGTGTGTTGCCATAGCGATTGTAGATAATGTGAGCGAGGCAATgttaatatctgtgtgtgtgtgtgcgtgtctcagATATGGGCCGATCACGAGAGCTGCAGTTTGTGTTCGTGGACAACAACGTTGACCTGAAAGGCCTTCCCTCCTACCTGTATAACAAAGTCATCGGCTGCAGCGGGTAACACAGCTTATCAGTTTGAGTTAGTTCAGCTACATATTGTTTAGACAgagtgaaaaggaaagaaaaaaaaactaatggaAACACCTTAGAAGAAATGCAGCTACACAATGATCCATATGAGATTACAGAAATCAGTGCATCCCGACCGTGCAGGTGCGGCATGTCCACCCACGGGCTGGAGGGCGACCAGAGGGAGGCACTGGGCGAGGCGCTGAGCGAGGTTCTGGTCGGGCTTCCCGTCGAAGTGAAGGTGGTGGGCTGCGAGGCGGACAGCGTGATCCCCCTGGAGGAGATCGCCATGAGAGCTCTGCACCGCATCTACCGCCAGCCGCCGACAGGTGAGTAGCGCTAAGCAccatatggatggatggatggatggatggatgggtctcTCTTAGTTAGTTTTGGTTCATCAGTCGGTTCAAGAGTGATTGTTCTTATTTGTACAGTTATGGTAACACTCTCACCAcacctcctttttgttttgccaaAAAAAGAGACCAAACGAAcagtaaacaaagtaaaaaaagaattttCCTGATAGcaatttctttccttctttccagTTGTTTATAGATGTGGTGATATTATCGTTATTGTGTATAATTCCGGGCCACAATAATCGTGTAGGGAAAATATGACATTGTGAAAGCTGTGACTCCAACGTCAAAGCTTGGAACTGTATAAGCATAAAACAGTCAACTGAGGGAAAGAGTTAAACAATAATGCATGCACCAAACAAGCAAAATGAAAATCACTGGAGATTCCACAAAGGTTCCATAACGTGACAGAGTACTGAACGCCTTCTGtgctgtgttattattattttcattatttttagaCCTCAACTCGCTGCCTCCCATCACCCTCCCCAAGAGCCTGCTGGACCTCCTGCAGTTCCCCCTGGGACACTGCCACCGCTGCAGCCAGACCATGTTTACCATCATCTACCCCAAACTCTTCCCCCTCCGTGACACGGCGCTGGCAGGCGTGCACCGCAGGTCAGAAcccctccccactcccccctcccccctgttcCCACAGCAGAACACTGACAGCCCAATGTAGAAACGTCCCTCTTTGTTGTCGGCTCATCTTTCTTACAGAttaattttctttctcctttccttttttgaaGGACAACGGTGAGTTTCGTGGCCTATTGCTGCTCCAGTCGCTGCCTTcggacctttgacctccagggATGACGCTGTTTCCTCTTCCCCGCCGCACACAGGAGCTGCCGAGCGGTTGTTTCCAAAAAAGGTGGCAGGTTGGCGGCTTGTAGTTTGTGCCCATCTTGGGGGACGGCGAGCTCTGCGCTTCACCGGCGGCGTGAAGGAGAACCATGGAGAAGTTTGGAGGGTCGCACAACGTTTCAAGGACAAGACTTGAACCTATACGGGATTTTCCTGAATCCAAATGACTGGAAGGGAAGCaattgtctgtgtgttctggGAGGTCGGAACAATAACACCGTGTGTGAACAGTAAACTTACAGTAATAGACCTGAAGTCACTAACAAAAGGGCACTTTGTAAGAACAGGGACCGTTTTGGTTTTGATGAAATCTGCTATTTTTCAGACAGAGGTTTATTGCAGCAGACTTATTATTGCTTGTTGAGTCATATTCGAGGTATTGACACTTCTAGTACAGTTTTTTACTGAttattgaagaaaagaaagggagggGGCAGGCAATGTGGCTTTATTTCACATGCGTCATTTCCAGGAGCAGGCACAgagaaaatatttgaaaaaattaatttattcataaaaGTCCGTAAAACAAGACAAGTATTCGTCTCATATTCGTTAAACACTGTTTCCAGTGTCGGTCATATTGGGCAggtatacttctttttttttttatgtgactgCTTTTGGAAAATGATTTGCTATGTtaacatgctttaaaaaaacaatgtttttatcttCACATAAACCTCAATGTGGtctaaaataaaagtggcatgGAGTCAAAACGGTGGAGCACGTTTCACGtccggaggtcagaggtcacggcgCGGGTCTCGCGTTGAACCGATGCTCGCGTGTTAATGTCCATCACTGTTGTACGATTCTAATTcatcatttgtttttgattCTCTTGCGTTTGGCAGTAAATGTTGACAACAACTTTctgagaatgtttttttatctctgtatttttttattaattttttttggaGACCAAAGGCGGTTTGTCAGAGCGGAAAGCATGACACAGTGTTAATGTGGCAGTTGGGGACATTGGCGTGTTAAAACGCCGTGGAGAGCTTATTACACCACGCTATCGCCGCGTCCCTGAACGCCTCTCCCCTGTAGTTCTGGTGTCAGTAGGTCAGCTCAGTCAGAAACAACCTCCTCTGCCAGGGGAGCTTTGCTGCTGTGATCTCCTTCACGCGCACTCCCTAACACTGTTCTGGTCCTGCATCTCCCCATGattttctatctatctatttaaaGGCTGAAATATGTCCGTGT containing:
- the lrrc28 gene encoding leucine-rich repeat-containing protein 28 isoform X1, yielding MATELQEAIFVAKKERHKNLFLNYRNLNNFPVELLKDEGLRFLERLYMKRNSLTTLPDNIAQKLPNLIELYLHSNNIVIIPEAIGNLARLQSLDLSNNVLQFLCPEIGRLRSLRHLRLSNNHLKCLPPGETTPVFLMAFFKREIGDLQDLETLDVSMNQLISLPDRLHRCASLQNLTADHNLLGHVPRQLCCLHRLNQLSMAANRLTFLPLDMGRSRELQFVFVDNNVDLKGLPSYLYNKVIGCSGCGMSTHGLEGDQREALGEALSEVLVGLPVEVKVVGCEADSVIPLEEIAMRALHRIYRQPPTDLNSLPPITLPKSLLDLLQFPLGHCHRCSQTMFTIIYPKLFPLRDTALAGVHRRTTVSFVAYCCSSRCLRTFDLQG
- the lrrc28 gene encoding leucine-rich repeat-containing protein 28 isoform X2, yielding MATELQEAIFVAKKERHKNLFLNYRNLNNFPVELLKDEGLRFLERLYMKRNSLTTLPDNIAQKLPNLIELYLHSNNIVIIPEAIGNLARLQSLDLSNNVLQFLCPEIGRLRSLRHLRLSNNHLKCLPPEIGDLQDLETLDVSMNQLISLPDRLHRCASLQNLTADHNLLGHVPRQLCCLHRLNQLSMAANRLTFLPLDMGRSRELQFVFVDNNVDLKGLPSYLYNKVIGCSGCGMSTHGLEGDQREALGEALSEVLVGLPVEVKVVGCEADSVIPLEEIAMRALHRIYRQPPTDLNSLPPITLPKSLLDLLQFPLGHCHRCSQTMFTIIYPKLFPLRDTALAGVHRRTTVSFVAYCCSSRCLRTFDLQG